Proteins encoded together in one Nostoc sp. PCC 7524 window:
- a CDS encoding MBL fold metallo-hydrolase: MYLTWLDSNSWLLEIAQQRILIDPWLVSSLTFGNLDWFFKGSRSQERPIPENIDLILLSQGLEDHAHPPTLKQLDRNIPVVASPNAAKVVQELGYSAVTTLAHGETYQLNSQVEITAVPGSPIGPTLIENGYVLKELATDFKLYYEPHGYHAPQLKQFAPIDVVITPLINVSLPLIGAIIRGQQKALEVAEWLQPQVMLPTASPGDVMYEGLLVKFLQAEGNTEELRAQLAKLQLSTQIIEPQPGDRLELPLQSRLSDIPPRTKVPGS; encoded by the coding sequence ATGTATTTAACTTGGTTAGACTCCAACAGTTGGCTGTTGGAAATTGCTCAACAACGAATCCTGATTGATCCTTGGTTGGTTAGTTCGTTAACCTTTGGTAACTTAGATTGGTTCTTCAAAGGCTCTCGTTCTCAAGAGCGTCCCATTCCAGAGAATATCGATTTGATTCTGTTGTCTCAAGGTTTGGAAGATCATGCTCACCCACCTACACTAAAGCAACTTGACCGGAATATTCCAGTGGTGGCTTCTCCCAACGCTGCTAAGGTGGTGCAGGAGTTGGGTTATAGTGCTGTGACAACTTTAGCGCATGGGGAAACTTACCAGTTAAATAGCCAAGTGGAAATTACTGCTGTTCCTGGTTCTCCAATTGGGCCAACGTTGATAGAGAATGGTTATGTTCTCAAGGAGTTAGCCACGGATTTCAAGCTGTACTATGAGCCTCACGGTTATCATGCTCCTCAACTGAAACAGTTTGCACCAATAGATGTAGTGATTACGCCTCTAATTAATGTCAGTTTGCCTTTGATTGGGGCGATTATTAGAGGACAACAAAAGGCTTTAGAGGTTGCAGAGTGGTTGCAACCGCAAGTTATGCTACCTACTGCATCCCCAGGTGATGTCATGTATGAGGGGTTGCTAGTGAAGTTTCTTCAGGCTGAAGGAAATACTGAGGAGTTAAGAGCGCAATTAGCAAAACTGCAACTGTCTACTCAGATTATTGAACCACAACCAGGCGATCGCTTGGAACTACCCTTGCAATCACGTCTGTCAGATATCCCGCCCAGAACTAAAGTTCCTGGCTCATAG